In Calliopsis andreniformis isolate RMS-2024a chromosome 8, iyCalAndr_principal, whole genome shotgun sequence, one DNA window encodes the following:
- the Mtl gene encoding rac family small GTPase Mtl, whose translation MSSGRPIKCVVVGDGTVGKTCMLISYTTDSFPGEYVPTVFDNYSAPMVVDGIPVSLGLWDTAGQEDYDRLRPLSYPQTDVFLICFSVTSPSSFENVTSKWYPEIKHHCPDAPMILVGTKIDLRDDRETLTALAEQGLSAIKREQGQKLANKIRAVKYMECSALTQRGLKQVFDEAVRAVLRPEPQKRRQRRCIML comes from the exons ATGAGCTCAGGTAGACCGATCAAATGTGTGGTAGTAGGAGATGGAACAGTAGGAAAAACTTGTATGTTAATATCATATACAACAGACAGCTTTCCAGGAGAATATGTTCCCACAGT ATTTGATAATTACTCAGCACCTATGGTTGTGGATGGAATACCTGTTAGTCTAGGACTTTGGGATACAGCAGGTCAAGAAGATTATGACAGGCTTCGTCCACTTTCATATCCTCAGACCGATGTCTTTCTCATTTGTTTCTCAGTAACAAGTCCTTCATCTTTCGAAAATGTCACCAGCAAATGGTATCCAGAGATAAAACATCACTGCCCAGATGCACCAATGATACTGGTTGGAACTAAAATAGACTTACGAGATGATCGTGAGACACTGACTGCCTTAGCAGAACAAGGTCTCAGTGCTATAAAACGTGAACAAGGCCAAAAGTTGGCAAATAAG ATTCGCGCAGTGAAATATATGGAATGTTCTGCGCTCACGCAACGTGGTCTGAAACAAGTGTTTGATGAAGCAGTTCGTGCTGTCTTAAGACCTGAACCCCAAAAACGCAGACAGAGAAGGTGCATTATGTTATAA
- the Sesn gene encoding sestrin isoform X2, whose product MLLLAYKLPDLNNLDEKTHILLMDAFLQNNRLDHVSRVMASHPTYLEHFLRTQHFILRGDGPLPYDYRHLIAIMAAGRHQCSYLINLQKGEFILQGGDPSWLRGLKSIPGKLQDLYEINKILAHRPWLLNKTHIEKLTKGADSWSLAEVVHAIVLLAHFHSLSSFVFSCGINEELDNVAGHHYKENVQDNSNNVPTAKDKLSSSPKKIPNGDGKTENMPSPPSSPSIVGEQEVGVEALMERMKRLSEKSESYQITQEELSKRFETVETQSAELAAAPQRSSSVLDSDIGHFIEDPTFIYQDFAKRGQLNDIPTFRVQDYSWDDHGYSLVNRLYNDVGNLLDDKFKTAYNLTYYTMGTHSKVDTSRFRRAIWNYIQCMFGIRHDDYDYNEVNQLLERSLKTFIKSAVCYPERVTKRDYDRVMREFKHSEKVHVNLMILEARMQAELLYALRAVMRYMT is encoded by the exons ACTCATATTCTGTTGATGGATGCGTTCCTCCAGAACAACAGGCTCGATCATGTCTCCAGGGTGATGGCCTCGCATCCCACCTACTTGGAACACTTCCTCCGCACCCAACACTTCATCCTAAGGGGCGACGGGCCGCTTCCATACGATTACAGGCATCTGATCGCCATTATG GCGGCAGGTAGACATCAGTGCAGCTATCTCATCAACCTGCAGAAGGGAGAGTTCATCCTTCAGGGCGGCGACCCCTCGTGGCTCAGGGGCCTGAAATCGATCCCAGGGAAGCTGCAAGATCTCTATGAGATTAACAAGATTCTAGCCCATAGGCCGTGGCTGCTGAACAAAACGCACATAGAG AAGCTGACTAAGGGCGCGGACAGTTGGTCCTTAGCCGAGGTCGTTCACGCGATAGTTCTTCTGGCCCACTTCCACTCCCTTTCGTCTTTCGTCTTCTCCTGCGGGATCAACGAGGAGTTGGATAACGTCGCTGGCCACCATTATAAAGAGAACGTCCAGGACAATAGCAATAACGTACCGACTGCCAAAGACAAGCTTTCCAGTAGTCCCAAGAAGATTCCCAATGGCGATGGCAAGACTG AAAATATGCCATCGCCCCCATCCTCGCCCAGCATAGTCGGCGAGCAGGAGGTCGGTGTCGAGGCGCTGATGGAGCGGATGAAACGTCTGTCAGAAAAATCCGAGTCCTACCAAATCACCCAAGAGGAGCTGTCTAAGAGATTCGAGACTGTGGAAACGCAGTCAGCAGAGCTTGCAGCTGCACCTCAGAGGAGTAGTTCTGTTCTCGATTCCGACATCGGCCACTTCATCGAGGATCCCACCTTTATCTATCAGGACTTCGCTAAG CGCGGTCAGCTAAACGACATACCGACGTTCCGCGTGCAAGATTACTCCTGGGACGACCACGGCTACTCGCTCGTCAATCGCCTCTACAACGACGTCGGCAATCTTCTCGACGACAAGTTCAAGACAGCCTACAATCTGACATATTACACGATGGGCACGCACAGCAAGGTGGACACCTCGCGGTTCAGGCGGGCCATATGGAACTATATCCAATGCATGTTTGGCATCAGGCACGACGACTACGACTACAACGAGGTCAACCAGCTCCTCGAACGAAGCCTGAAGACGTTCATCAAGAGCGCCGTCTGCTATCCCGAACGGGTCACCAAGAGGGATTATGATAGAGTCATGAGGGAGTTCAAACATAGTGAAAAG GTCCATGTGAACCTGATGATCCTGGAGGCGCGAATGCAAGCGGAGCTGCTGTACGCTCTGCGCGCGGTGATGCGGTACATGACCTAA
- the Tsen34 gene encoding tRNA splicing endonuclease subunit 34, which translates to MIDLVLSRHNVFVWSAEDWLKLRRDYRIIGELIGCLPKKPRQDVLSGLPLLLQPEEVSFLLEKKFARLIQYPCLQKPPSDSLKQTFEEYRNKLYIEQEECLKQERKKQVIGMMDKIIEGKKCKILGIETRKKKARKPLDSKVQEALDNIEINRQELLEEEMAKLPKLEKTEALVQTHTVYPWSSENDVEVTEWKYPSNYEEELRYKTYKDLWERGYYITSGEKFGGDFLVYPGDPIMFHSQFIIQCMDRNEEIPITKLSGQCRIACHVRKTRVYAFFSDDQNSITYQSFQWAESNILENT; encoded by the exons ATGATAGATTTAGTTTTGTCGAGGCATAATGTTTTTGTATGGAGCGCAGAAG ATTGGCTAAAACTTCGCAGAGATTATAGAATAATTGGAGAGCTAATAGGTTGTCTTCCAAAAAAACCCAGGCAAGATGTACTATCAGGTTTACCATTGCTTCTGCAACCAGAAGAAGTCTCTTTTTTGCTTGAGAAAAAGTTTGCTCGACTTATTCAGTACCCATGTCTTCAGAAACCACCATCTGATTCATTGAAACAAACTTTTgaagaatatagaaataaacTGTATATAGAACAGGAAGAATGTTTGaaacaagaaagaaagaaacag GTAATTGGAATGATGGATAAAATTATAGAAGGAAAAAAGTGTAAAATACTTGGAATAGAAACAAGGAAGAAGAAAGCAAGGAAACCATTAGACAGTAAAGTACAAGAGGCTCTTGACAACATTGAGATAAATAGACAAGAATTATTAGAGGAGGAAATGGCAAAACTACCTAAACTGGAGAAGACTGAAGCATTGGTTCAAACTCATACTG TGTATCCATGGTCAAGTGAAAATGATGTTGAGGTAACAGAATGGAAATATCCCTCTAATTATGAAGAGGAACTgaggtataaaacatataaagaCTTATGGGAAAGAGGATATTATATAACAAGTGGAGAAAAATTTGGTGGAGACTTCTTAGTATACCCAG GTGATCCCATCATGTTCCATTCTcaatttataattcaatgcATGGATAGGAATGAAGAGATTCCAATAACTAAACTCTCAGGGCAATGTCGCATCGCGTGTCATGTTAGAAAAACTCGAGTATATGCTTTCTTTTCAGACGATCAAAATAGCATTACATATCAATCATTTCAGTGGGCAGAAAGTAATATATTAGAAAATACATAG
- the Sesn gene encoding sestrin isoform X4, whose translation MDAFLQNNRLDHVSRVMASHPTYLEHFLRTQHFILRGDGPLPYDYRHLIAIMAAGRHQCSYLINLQKGEFILQGGDPSWLRGLKSIPGKLQDLYEINKILAHRPWLLNKTHIEKLTKGADSWSLAEVVHAIVLLAHFHSLSSFVFSCGINEELDNVAGHHYKENVQDNSNNVPTAKDKLSSSPKKIPNGDGKTENMPSPPSSPSIVGEQEVGVEALMERMKRLSEKSESYQITQEELSKRFETVETQSAELAAAPQRSSSVLDSDIGHFIEDPTFIYQDFAKRGQLNDIPTFRVQDYSWDDHGYSLVNRLYNDVGNLLDDKFKTAYNLTYYTMGTHSKVDTSRFRRAIWNYIQCMFGIRHDDYDYNEVNQLLERSLKTFIKSAVCYPERVTKRDYDRVMREFKHSEKVHVNLMILEARMQAELLYALRAVMRYMT comes from the exons ATGGATGCGTTCCTCCAGAACAACAGGCTCGATCATGTCTCCAGGGTGATGGCCTCGCATCCCACCTACTTGGAACACTTCCTCCGCACCCAACACTTCATCCTAAGGGGCGACGGGCCGCTTCCATACGATTACAGGCATCTGATCGCCATTATG GCGGCAGGTAGACATCAGTGCAGCTATCTCATCAACCTGCAGAAGGGAGAGTTCATCCTTCAGGGCGGCGACCCCTCGTGGCTCAGGGGCCTGAAATCGATCCCAGGGAAGCTGCAAGATCTCTATGAGATTAACAAGATTCTAGCCCATAGGCCGTGGCTGCTGAACAAAACGCACATAGAG AAGCTGACTAAGGGCGCGGACAGTTGGTCCTTAGCCGAGGTCGTTCACGCGATAGTTCTTCTGGCCCACTTCCACTCCCTTTCGTCTTTCGTCTTCTCCTGCGGGATCAACGAGGAGTTGGATAACGTCGCTGGCCACCATTATAAAGAGAACGTCCAGGACAATAGCAATAACGTACCGACTGCCAAAGACAAGCTTTCCAGTAGTCCCAAGAAGATTCCCAATGGCGATGGCAAGACTG AAAATATGCCATCGCCCCCATCCTCGCCCAGCATAGTCGGCGAGCAGGAGGTCGGTGTCGAGGCGCTGATGGAGCGGATGAAACGTCTGTCAGAAAAATCCGAGTCCTACCAAATCACCCAAGAGGAGCTGTCTAAGAGATTCGAGACTGTGGAAACGCAGTCAGCAGAGCTTGCAGCTGCACCTCAGAGGAGTAGTTCTGTTCTCGATTCCGACATCGGCCACTTCATCGAGGATCCCACCTTTATCTATCAGGACTTCGCTAAG CGCGGTCAGCTAAACGACATACCGACGTTCCGCGTGCAAGATTACTCCTGGGACGACCACGGCTACTCGCTCGTCAATCGCCTCTACAACGACGTCGGCAATCTTCTCGACGACAAGTTCAAGACAGCCTACAATCTGACATATTACACGATGGGCACGCACAGCAAGGTGGACACCTCGCGGTTCAGGCGGGCCATATGGAACTATATCCAATGCATGTTTGGCATCAGGCACGACGACTACGACTACAACGAGGTCAACCAGCTCCTCGAACGAAGCCTGAAGACGTTCATCAAGAGCGCCGTCTGCTATCCCGAACGGGTCACCAAGAGGGATTATGATAGAGTCATGAGGGAGTTCAAACATAGTGAAAAG GTCCATGTGAACCTGATGATCCTGGAGGCGCGAATGCAAGCGGAGCTGCTGTACGCTCTGCGCGCGGTGATGCGGTACATGACCTAA
- the Mrpl27 gene encoding mitochondrial ribosomal protein L27, with protein sequence MFLLTNVFGSTLQRSLIAANTIGCIRYASKKAGSASRNPPKNTKPKHRGWKRQDGTYVTIGTILALQRSPRFHPGLYVGMGKNGTLFAMEPGKVVVTCEKINPDMNNPWAKVNYAGREGVIYKKHFNVIPEPHHDRFVVIDKI encoded by the exons ATGTTTCTTCTAACAAATGTGTTTGGCTCTACTTTACAGAGATCTCTTATTGCTGCTAACACTATAG GATGTATTCGATATGCATCAAAGAAAGCTGGTTCTGCTTCAAGAAATCCACCTAAGAACACAAAGCCAAAACACAGAGGATGGAAAAGACAGGATGGAACTTATGTAACAATCGGTACTATATTAGCTTTACAAAGGTCACCCAGATTTCACCCAGGACTATAC GTTGGCATGGGTAAAAACGGAACATTATTTGCCATGGAACCTGGAAAGGTAGTAGTTACTTGTGAAAAGATTAACCCAGATATGAATAATCCTTGGGCTAAAGTTAACTATGCAGGTAGAGAAGGAGTGATATACAAAAAACATTTCAATGTTATTCCAGAACCACACCATGATAGATTTGTAGTAATTGATAAAATATAA
- the Sesn gene encoding sestrin isoform X3, which yields MGQIGNDTHILLMDAFLQNNRLDHVSRVMASHPTYLEHFLRTQHFILRGDGPLPYDYRHLIAIMAAGRHQCSYLINLQKGEFILQGGDPSWLRGLKSIPGKLQDLYEINKILAHRPWLLNKTHIEKLTKGADSWSLAEVVHAIVLLAHFHSLSSFVFSCGINEELDNVAGHHYKENVQDNSNNVPTAKDKLSSSPKKIPNGDGKTENMPSPPSSPSIVGEQEVGVEALMERMKRLSEKSESYQITQEELSKRFETVETQSAELAAAPQRSSSVLDSDIGHFIEDPTFIYQDFAKRGQLNDIPTFRVQDYSWDDHGYSLVNRLYNDVGNLLDDKFKTAYNLTYYTMGTHSKVDTSRFRRAIWNYIQCMFGIRHDDYDYNEVNQLLERSLKTFIKSAVCYPERVTKRDYDRVMREFKHSEKVHVNLMILEARMQAELLYALRAVMRYMT from the exons ACTCATATTCTGTTGATGGATGCGTTCCTCCAGAACAACAGGCTCGATCATGTCTCCAGGGTGATGGCCTCGCATCCCACCTACTTGGAACACTTCCTCCGCACCCAACACTTCATCCTAAGGGGCGACGGGCCGCTTCCATACGATTACAGGCATCTGATCGCCATTATG GCGGCAGGTAGACATCAGTGCAGCTATCTCATCAACCTGCAGAAGGGAGAGTTCATCCTTCAGGGCGGCGACCCCTCGTGGCTCAGGGGCCTGAAATCGATCCCAGGGAAGCTGCAAGATCTCTATGAGATTAACAAGATTCTAGCCCATAGGCCGTGGCTGCTGAACAAAACGCACATAGAG AAGCTGACTAAGGGCGCGGACAGTTGGTCCTTAGCCGAGGTCGTTCACGCGATAGTTCTTCTGGCCCACTTCCACTCCCTTTCGTCTTTCGTCTTCTCCTGCGGGATCAACGAGGAGTTGGATAACGTCGCTGGCCACCATTATAAAGAGAACGTCCAGGACAATAGCAATAACGTACCGACTGCCAAAGACAAGCTTTCCAGTAGTCCCAAGAAGATTCCCAATGGCGATGGCAAGACTG AAAATATGCCATCGCCCCCATCCTCGCCCAGCATAGTCGGCGAGCAGGAGGTCGGTGTCGAGGCGCTGATGGAGCGGATGAAACGTCTGTCAGAAAAATCCGAGTCCTACCAAATCACCCAAGAGGAGCTGTCTAAGAGATTCGAGACTGTGGAAACGCAGTCAGCAGAGCTTGCAGCTGCACCTCAGAGGAGTAGTTCTGTTCTCGATTCCGACATCGGCCACTTCATCGAGGATCCCACCTTTATCTATCAGGACTTCGCTAAG CGCGGTCAGCTAAACGACATACCGACGTTCCGCGTGCAAGATTACTCCTGGGACGACCACGGCTACTCGCTCGTCAATCGCCTCTACAACGACGTCGGCAATCTTCTCGACGACAAGTTCAAGACAGCCTACAATCTGACATATTACACGATGGGCACGCACAGCAAGGTGGACACCTCGCGGTTCAGGCGGGCCATATGGAACTATATCCAATGCATGTTTGGCATCAGGCACGACGACTACGACTACAACGAGGTCAACCAGCTCCTCGAACGAAGCCTGAAGACGTTCATCAAGAGCGCCGTCTGCTATCCCGAACGGGTCACCAAGAGGGATTATGATAGAGTCATGAGGGAGTTCAAACATAGTGAAAAG GTCCATGTGAACCTGATGATCCTGGAGGCGCGAATGCAAGCGGAGCTGCTGTACGCTCTGCGCGCGGTGATGCGGTACATGACCTAA